The window GTGGGTGGTTAACGGAAGCAAGATCTTCATCACCAATGCCTCCACCAGGATCACATCGGGGGTGACGGCCCTGTGCCGCACCGGGACCCGTGAAGACGGCCGGCCCGAGCTTTCGTGCATACTTGTGGAATCGGGGACCCCCGGGTTCGAGGCCAGGGAGATGCATGGCAAGCTGATGTGGCGCGCGTCCAATACCAGTGAACTCTATTTTGACGATTGCCGCGTCCCCCAGGAAAATCTCCTGGGTCCAAGAGGTCATGGATTTTACCAGATGTTGCAGACATTGGACGGGGGACGCCTCTCCATCGGCGCCATGGGTCTGGGGGGGGCACAGGGGTGCCTTGATCTCTCCCTGAAATACAGCAAGGAACGGGAACAGTTCGGCAAACCGATATCCAACTTCCAGGTGAATGCATTCAAACTGGCCGACATGGCCCTCGAGATCGAATGCGCCCGGCTCATCCTCTATAAGGCCTGCTGGCTGAGAGACAATAAAAAGCCCTTTTCCAAAGAAGCGGCCATGGCCAAGCTCCACTGTTCCGAGGTCATGTATCGATGCGCCAACCATGCTGTCCAACTCCACGGCGGTTATGGATTGATGAAAGAATATGACGTGGAACGATTCTACCGGGACCAGAAGCTCCTGGAGATCGGAGAAGGGACCTCCGAGGTGCAGCGGATCGTCATCTCCAGGCTTATCGGCGCATTATAACCTCTGAATCCCGGATTGGAGGGCATCACTGCCCCGCATGACCCAAACGTGATTGAATGACGGATCCGTATCCGAAATCCCGTATCCACTAAAGCGGATACCCGCAATCAATCCCGCGGCGGGACTCACACAAAGACACAAAGCACACAAAGGATTTTTTTTGAAAATAAACGGGAACATGCCCTTTTCTCCGTGTTCTTTGTGGCTCCGTGTGAGTCTATAAAATAAGGCGTACTGAGATACAAACAGATTTTCTTGTTTTTTGTTACAGGGTTATTGGAAATAAGGTACTAACCGGTCTCCAGTCTCCAGCATCCAGTATCCAGCACCCGATTTTCATGATAGATCTTATCTTAGGTAAAGAGATTGCCGCCTATGTCCGGCGTCATCGGGGGATGGTCATCTGCGCAGTGGTGCTGATGGCCATATCCTCAGTGTTCGTGGTGGTTCCCGCCTACCTTCTGCAGCCCTTTGTCGATGAAGGGATGAAGACAGGATCGGCACCCGTGGCCTGGAAAATTCCCTGGATCCAGTTGGAAGCCGGATCATGGTTCTCCTTTAAAAAGACGGAACTGACCATTGTGGAGGGGATCACCCCGAATCGTCTCCTCGTACTCCTCACGCTGGTGGCCTTTGTCTCGGTGTTCATCAAATCCATCACCACCTATCTGGGCGGCCTCTCGGCTGCGGCATTTTCCAACCGGGCGGTCAAGTCCCTCAGGATAGACCTCTTCGCCCAGTTTATCTCCCTTTCGCCGGGGTTCTATCACAAAAGAAAAGCAGGGGAGTTGATTGCCAGGTCCACGGCGGATCTCGCCGTATTGCAGGGGCTGATCGCCGAGGTGCTCCTGGGCCTGATCGAGTACCCGCTCTCGGCCCTGGTGTTCCTGATCTATCTCTTCGTGATGAACCTCAAACTGACCTTGCTGGTCTTTTTTGTGGTACCCCTGATCGCCCTCCTGGTCAGGATCTTCGGGAAGAAGGTCAAGAAACATTCCTTCAGGGTCCAGGAGGCCACTGCAGAGGTCACGTCCGCCTATCATGAAACCCTCCTCTGCATCAAACTGGTGCATGGGTTTTTTATGGGGAAGAGGGAGGTTAAGCGGTTCAGTGCGCTTGCCGAAAACCTCTACCATCGGATCATGCACTGGAACCGATGGCAGTTGGGCCTCGGTCCGATGATGGATTCTGTTGTCTTTCTGGTCATGCCCGGGGTATTGATCGTAGGAAAGGTCTATTTTCATCACAGTCTCGGTGAACTCATGGCAATGGCCTATGCCTTTTCACGGGTCTACAGACCGGTCAAGCGCTTGGCCCTGGTGAACAATCAGATCAAGACTCTTCAGGGGGCCACCCAGCGGGTCTTCGGGATTATGGGAACCGTCTCCGACATTCGGGACCTTCCCGGAGCCGCACCGCTCCCGCGCCACAGGGAAACCATCGCATTTGACAAGGTGAGTTTCGGCTATTCTCCCGGCGACCCGGTGCTCAAGGATGTCTCCTTCTGCCTCAGGCAGGGGGAGATGGTGGCCTTTGTAGGATCCACCGGGGCAGGCAAGAGCACGCTCCTCTCTCTCATCCCCCGTTTTTACGACGTCACCGAGGGAAAGATTTCCATCGATGGGATGGATATCCGGTATGTCACCCTGAAATCCCTGCGCCGGCAGATAGGCGTTGTGAACCAGGAGATCCTCCTTTTTAATGAAACCATCCAGTATAACATCGGCTACGGGGATCCGGAAAAAGGGATGGAGGCGATCATCGCCGCGGCAAAGGCCGCCCATGCCCACGACTTCATTATGGCCCAACCCGATGGGTATCAGACCATGGTGGGGGACCAGGGAAGCCTTCTCTCAGGCGGTCAAAGACAGCGGATCGCCATTGCAAGGGCCATACTGATCGACCCGGCCGTGCTGATGCTGGACGAGGCGGCCTCGGCCCTCGACGCAGAGAGCGAAGGGCGGGTACAAAAGGCCATCGAAGGATTGAAAGGGACCCGGACGATTGTGATCGTTGCCCACCGCCTGAGCACCATCATGCGGGCAGACCGTATCTTCGTTTTGGAGGCGGGCAGGATCGTGGAATCGGGGACCCTCCAAGAGCTTTTGAAATTGAATGGAAGGTTCAGACAGCTTCATGACATGCAGTTCGGCAAAGAGCATGGAGCGCGGAGCGCTGAGGGGATGGCCCCTAGCGCATAGGGCATAGGCAAAAAAAGGGGGGGCACCGCGTCATGACGTTGAACAAGGCCCGTATTGTCACCAGCGTAATGGAACATGTCGGTTTTAAACCGCGCCGTAAAAGCCTCCAGCTGTTCCTCTTCCCAGAGCTGGATCGTATATTCCTGAGCAGGAACCGCGCCGGTAAAATCGTCGACTCCCTCTTCGGTAAAATTAAGGATGCCCTGGCCCGGGGTGAAGACGTCCGCATCGCCGGCTTCGGCAGATTCCGGGTAAAATTCAAGTGGGCCAGGAAGGGGAGAAATCCGCAGACAGGGGAGATGATTATTCTCAGATCCAGCAGAACCGTCCGGTTCAAGCCGTCCAAGAAACTTCGGGAGAAGATCAATGGATAAGACATCTGTTTTGGTGATAAACGGACCCAACTTGAATATGCTGGGCCAAAGGGAACCGGATCAGTACGGGAAGATGACCCTGGAGGACATCTGCCGGAAAATCAAAGCCCATGGGGAGCAAAAACATATTCCGGTGGATTTTTTCCAGAGCAACTCCGAAGGCGAGCTGGTCAACCGCATCCAGGACGCCCCGGGCCGGTTTTCCGGGATCATCCTTAATGCCGGGGCCTATTCACATACCAGCATTGCCATCCGTGACGCCGTTTCAACTATTTCCGTCCCTGTGATCGAGGTCCATATATCGAATGTATACAATCGGGAAGGGTTCCGTCATCATTCCTATCTTGCCCCGGTATGCGCCGGATCCATCGTCGGGTTCGGATATTTAAGCTATATTCTGGCCTTGGAATATTTTGCCCTCTCTTGTCAGCCCCGGCACTAATCCGGAAAATTCCTGCTTTCTGCATGGTAAATATTGAGGACACCGATGTCCCGTCGCTGGCTGATTTTCCTGATTACCTCTGCTAATTTCTTCCTTTCCCAGTTCTACCGGGCCACCAATGCAGTCATTGCCGACGATCTTCTAAGAGACCTTTCATTAGACACGCAGGGTCTGGGGACCATCAGCGCCGCCTTTTTCTATGCCTTTGCCCTGACCCAGATTCCGATCAGCATCCTTTTAGACAGGCTCGGCCCCAGGCGGATGATGACCGGGCTTTCTTTAGTGGGGATCGGGGGCGCCCTCCTCTTCTCCGCAGCCCATTCGCAGGGGATGGGTGCGGCGGGCCGCATCCTCCTGGGCGTGGGCATGGCCTGCAATCTCATGGGGACCCTCAAGCTTCTGACGGTCTGGTTCGCTCCGTCCTCCTTTGCCACCCTCACCGGTGTGGTATTTTCCATCGGCACCCTGGGGAACATGGCGGCCACCTCCCCCCTGGTCTTCCTGGTCAATGCCATCGGCTGGCGGCACTCGTTTATGATCATTGCGGCAATAAACCTGGTTCTCGTCATGGCCCTGTATCTGGTGGTAAGGGATATGCCTCAGGATGCGCCTTCCGCACACCATGACCTTCCGCCCTCCGGCCCGGACAAGGTCTTCTCCGGGTTGACCCTCCTTTTGAAGACACGGGACTACTGGATCATCTCCATCGGGGCCTTTGTGAGCTACGGGGTCTATGGCGCCTTTCAGACCCTCTGGGCCGGTCCCTATCTCATGGAGGTGATGGGCCAGAGCGATATGGACACGGGACATCTGATTTTTCTCATGAACCTGGGGGCCATTGCCGGGGGGCCGTTGTGGGGGGCGATGTCCGACAGGATCCTGAAGACCCGAAAATGGGTGGTCACCGGGGGTCTTCTGACACTCGTGTTAATCCTGTTCATCCTGGCGGGACTTCCGGTGGGAACGGGATTCGGGGTCCTTCTGATCCTGTTCTTTGCGTTCGGGCTGATCAGGGCCTCCGGATTGCTGATGTACGTGCACATCAGGGAGAACATGCCGATAGACATGGCCGGGACCGCCATGACCGGGATCAATTTTTTTACCATGATCGGCCCGGCCTTCTTTCTTCAGGGGTTGGGGATGTTCATGCAGGCCCTCTACCCTGAGGCATCCCGGGGACCGGAGGCCTTCATGACCTCCTTTGTCCTGTGTGCCTGCTGTTGCCTCCTGGCAGGACTCCTCTATTTCTTTACCAAAGAGACCCGGGGAGCCCGGAAATAAGCCTGGGCCCGGCAAGGAACGCGGTCTGCGGGCTGCTGAACGCGCGGGGTTGAGGGCGGCCGGTTACCCGCCCCCCCCGAAGGTTACATAAAAGGATCGATGACCGCCCGGATATACAGAACCGCATCCTTTAATCCGATGTCTTCCATGGACACACTTAACTCGGTTCCATGTTGCACATTGGGGGGGATGTTCAAAGAAAACGTCCTTTCAGACGTCACCCGCCCCACGCCTGAACACACCGGGCAGAAAAAGGCATCCACATATCCTGTTTTCATGCACCTCGGGCAGGGTTCGGTAACAGGAACGGTTATGGGAAAAAGTCCCCCTCTTCTCGCCTCTTCCGAGGAGAGAACGGCCTCAAAATAGAGATCCTTGCCTCTTGTTTTCCCTCTTTCCGGGTGGAAGAACCCGGGGATGAATCCTTCAAAGAACTCATCGGTGGAAGAGAAATGTGTCTCCATTTCATCAAAAAAGGATCGCCTGTGATGAATGATCCCGGCGGTCCTTTCACTTCCCCTGCGGGAAGGTTCTTTTCCCAACTCCAGATCGTAACGCTTTCGTTTGGCCTCGTCGCCCAGTGTCTCATAGGCCTCTCTGATCTCCAGGAACCGTTCCACATTCTCCGTGGAACCGGTCGCATCCGGATGATACCTCTTTATCACTTCCCGGTACGCCTTCTTGATCTTCTTGAGGTCGGCCCCCTTACTAACCCCCAAAGCGGTGTAATAGTCATCTGACATCACATCCTCTCCTTTCCATCCGGTTGTTAAGGCAAGGGAAAATTCATCTGTCCATCATTACTGCCGATCTACAGAGCAGCGTAAAGATGTCCGCAGCAATTCAGCGCCGGGAAGCCCTCCCGGCCCCAACGATCAATTTCGGCACATCAGTACCTGGTCTTCTGTCATGAAAAACAAGAAAATGTGGCCATCCTTCTTTTGCACGTTTAGCCTTCCGTCATTCCGGCACGATTCCAGCCGGAATCCGGAGATACGGCGGACTGGATTCCGGCTAAGGGCATGCCGGAATGACGGGACAGTACGCAGCCGTTTTGGTTGCGGTCGTCAGGCCGCCTTAGAATAAAC is drawn from Deltaproteobacteria bacterium and contains these coding sequences:
- a CDS encoding acyl-CoA dehydrogenase family protein is translated as MDFSLSMEQEILRNSVRDFAEKEIKPVARELDEKEEFSYDTMRKMADLGLFGMFVPEKYGGQGMDYVSYIIATEEIARVDGSHAATVAAGNSLGIGPLYYFGNEEQKEKYLPALCSGEALWGFGLTEPNAGSDAGNSKTTGALDGNEWVVNGSKIFITNASTRITSGVTALCRTGTREDGRPELSCILVESGTPGFEAREMHGKLMWRASNTSELYFDDCRVPQENLLGPRGHGFYQMLQTLDGGRLSIGAMGLGGAQGCLDLSLKYSKEREQFGKPISNFQVNAFKLADMALEIECARLILYKACWLRDNKKPFSKEAAMAKLHCSEVMYRCANHAVQLHGGYGLMKEYDVERFYRDQKLLEIGEGTSEVQRIVISRLIGAL
- a CDS encoding ABC transporter ATP-binding protein/permease yields the protein MIDLILGKEIAAYVRRHRGMVICAVVLMAISSVFVVVPAYLLQPFVDEGMKTGSAPVAWKIPWIQLEAGSWFSFKKTELTIVEGITPNRLLVLLTLVAFVSVFIKSITTYLGGLSAAAFSNRAVKSLRIDLFAQFISLSPGFYHKRKAGELIARSTADLAVLQGLIAEVLLGLIEYPLSALVFLIYLFVMNLKLTLLVFFVVPLIALLVRIFGKKVKKHSFRVQEATAEVTSAYHETLLCIKLVHGFFMGKREVKRFSALAENLYHRIMHWNRWQLGLGPMMDSVVFLVMPGVLIVGKVYFHHSLGELMAMAYAFSRVYRPVKRLALVNNQIKTLQGATQRVFGIMGTVSDIRDLPGAAPLPRHRETIAFDKVSFGYSPGDPVLKDVSFCLRQGEMVAFVGSTGAGKSTLLSLIPRFYDVTEGKISIDGMDIRYVTLKSLRRQIGVVNQEILLFNETIQYNIGYGDPEKGMEAIIAAAKAAHAHDFIMAQPDGYQTMVGDQGSLLSGGQRQRIAIARAILIDPAVLMLDEAASALDAESEGRVQKAIEGLKGTRTIVIVAHRLSTIMRADRIFVLEAGRIVESGTLQELLKLNGRFRQLHDMQFGKEHGARSAEGMAPSA
- a CDS encoding HU family DNA-binding protein, with the protein product MTLNKARIVTSVMEHVGFKPRRKSLQLFLFPELDRIFLSRNRAGKIVDSLFGKIKDALARGEDVRIAGFGRFRVKFKWARKGRNPQTGEMIILRSSRTVRFKPSKKLREKING
- the aroQ gene encoding type II 3-dehydroquinate dehydratase, with translation MDKTSVLVINGPNLNMLGQREPDQYGKMTLEDICRKIKAHGEQKHIPVDFFQSNSEGELVNRIQDAPGRFSGIILNAGAYSHTSIAIRDAVSTISVPVIEVHISNVYNREGFRHHSYLAPVCAGSIVGFGYLSYILALEYFALSCQPRH
- a CDS encoding MFS transporter — translated: MSRRWLIFLITSANFFLSQFYRATNAVIADDLLRDLSLDTQGLGTISAAFFYAFALTQIPISILLDRLGPRRMMTGLSLVGIGGALLFSAAHSQGMGAAGRILLGVGMACNLMGTLKLLTVWFAPSSFATLTGVVFSIGTLGNMAATSPLVFLVNAIGWRHSFMIIAAINLVLVMALYLVVRDMPQDAPSAHHDLPPSGPDKVFSGLTLLLKTRDYWIISIGAFVSYGVYGAFQTLWAGPYLMEVMGQSDMDTGHLIFLMNLGAIAGGPLWGAMSDRILKTRKWVVTGGLLTLVLILFILAGLPVGTGFGVLLILFFAFGLIRASGLLMYVHIRENMPIDMAGTAMTGINFFTMIGPAFFLQGLGMFMQALYPEASRGPEAFMTSFVLCACCCLLAGLLYFFTKETRGARK
- a CDS encoding DnaJ domain-containing protein, whose translation is MSDDYYTALGVSKGADLKKIKKAYREVIKRYHPDATGSTENVERFLEIREAYETLGDEAKRKRYDLELGKEPSRRGSERTAGIIHHRRSFFDEMETHFSSTDEFFEGFIPGFFHPERGKTRGKDLYFEAVLSSEEARRGGLFPITVPVTEPCPRCMKTGYVDAFFCPVCSGVGRVTSERTFSLNIPPNVQHGTELSVSMEDIGLKDAVLYIRAVIDPFM